From the genome of Candidatus Scalindua japonica:
GCCTTGAGACCAGCCTCTTCTTTCTTTTGTTCGATCTTCTGAGTCACCTTTTCAGTCTTTGAGGCTTCTTCTTTCTTTTTCTCAAGTTTTTCAATTTTATGTACCGCTTTGAGAACTTCCTTTTCCGCCTTCTGCTCAAGTTTCTCTACCTTATGAACAGCCTTGAGACCAGCCTCTTCACTCTTTTGTTCGATCTTCTGAGTCACCTTTTCAGTCTTTGAGGCTTCTTCTTTCTTTTTCTCAAGTTTTTCAGTTTTATGTACCGCTTTGAGAACTTCCTCTTTCTGTTCCTTATGTTGTTTTTCAGCTACTTCTGGCTTTCCTGGTTGATCTGCGGCTGCAAAATTTGCAATTGGCAAAAAACTAAAAAAACATATCAGTACTATTATTGACATTTTCTTTATCATCATATTTCTGCTCCTTAAAAGAATATTGTGGTTGGAATCTACTCCAACAAGAATAACTTTGTTAAATTAAAAAATGATATAAAGGATTATTACATACCTTTGAATGTTCAATCGATACCAGTCATTTCACAAAAGTACGTTAACTAATCTTTCATTGATTGTCAATAAGTTAAGAAAATAGTACATTGAAATGAATAGCAGATAGACACATTGGATGGCATTTGTTATTATGAGTATGCGGCAATATCTTTCCTTAATTTTTTAATATTTCAAGAGGAGTGTTAAATGCCAACCCGTGAAAACCTGCTCATTGTCATGAAAAAATTTGTTGAGAATGACTATCGTACTGCGGCACGAATTTTGGGTGAAGTCGAAGAATCGCAGGCGGTTGATGTATTAACGACGCTTCCACCTAAACTTTCCATAAAAGTAATCTCTGGTTTGCAGCCGAATTATCTGGCCTCACTGTTAACAAAGCTTCCTGCTGATCATTTTGATGAAATTATCAGTAATCTTGATCCTCAGAAAATCAGTGATATCATCCTGGGCCTTCCAGAAGAAATTAGAAAAAATTTTCTAGACAAAACTCCTGAAAAAAGCAAGCGGCACATCCTGGAGCTTTTAACCTTTCCGGAGGATAGTGCCGGGCGTCTCATGTCAAAGGAATATATCGCCTTTCACTTTCATATGAAGGTTAAAGACGCTATCAACAAGATAAGGGCGATGACAGGAAGGAGTGTTTCTTCTTACACCTATGTAGTGGATGATGAGCATAAATTAGTAGGGGTACTGAGCATGTATAGTCTTATCCAGGCTCCCAGAGAGAACAGTTTAGAGTCAATCATGAAAAGGAATATTTATACAGTGGATTGTTTTACCGAGCGTGAAAAGATAGTTGACGAGCTGAAACAGCACAGATATTCTAACGCCCCGGTTGTTGACAGCCAGAACCGTATGCTGGGAATTATAAGGGCTGAAAGGCTGATCGGTCAGGGTCAGGAGAATGTCGCAGGAGATATACAAAAAATGGTTGGTGTAAGCGCTGATGAGCGAACATTTTCATCGATGTGGTTTTCTCTTCGTAAACGGTTACCATGGCTTCATGTAAATCTGGTTACCGCGTTTGCGGCTGCTGGAGTTGTGGCTTTATTTGAAAATACTATTCACCAGATTACTGCGCTGGCGATCTTTCTCCCCGTTGTGGCTGGCCAGGGTGGCAACGCGGGGGCGCAGACCCTCGCGGTGGTAATGAGAGGTCTGGTAATGCGGGAAATTCCTAAAGGAAGATTTAAAAAACTGATCATCAAGGAAGGTGTGGTGGGATCTATTAATGGTATCGTCACAGGAATCGTTACGGGATTGATAGCATGGCTCTGGCGGGGTAATCCCTATCTTGGCATTGTTATCGGCATGGGAATGATCGTAAATCTGATTGCAGCCGGTTTGTCAGGAGCAGCCATTCCCATTGCCATGAAAAAGCTTGGCGCTGACCCTGCTCAATCCTCAAGCATTATTTTAACAACAGTTACTGATGTAGTTGGCTTTTTCGCGTTTTTAAGCTTTGCCGTGTTGTTTCAAAAGTTTTTGATTTAATTTACTTTAAAGAGATGAATCTTATGGAGTCTCCAAAAGGCATTTTACCATGGTTATCTCCAATACCGTTAATTCAATGCTAGGCATTAGAGGACTTTTTCAATCTGTGAATAATGTAATATATTGCCGTATGAAGAATTTCAATCTTGTAGGGGCAATTCATGAATTGCCCCTACAGAATAATCGAAAGTTTTGCCGAAGGTCTGACTTCAAGCATTTAACTCTTGAGGGTTTTCTCCCTCATCGTTTGAATCAGCGCCTTGAAAGGTGACTTTAACAGGATACTGTTAAATTGACTTCGGTAATTGTTTACGAGACTGACTCCTTCAATATTAACATCATAAATCTGCAATTTTCCGTTGTTGTTTATCAGGCTGAAGTCAACGGCGATCTCTTTTGCTGTGCTTGTAATAAATCTGGTCTGAACTTTGTAGTATTCTTCGTCATGGCTCTCTTTTAAAAGTACTACCTTTTCTCCGGAATACGTATCTGTATTCTTTAAATACGTGTTTTTAACAAGCACAGTAAATAATTCCACATACTCCTTTCTTTCTTCAGGGGTACGCTCTTTCCAGTACTGGCCGAGAGCTCTTTTCGCCATCTCTTCCATATAAAAGATAGACCCGATCTCCTCCCATAATCTTTTCCTGCGTTCCAGAGTCTTATCCTTTCCCGTAAGCGCGGGGTCTTTCAGAGTTCTTAAGCCGTTGTCAATAGTCGTCATAACGAGATCTCCCGCTTCTCCGGCCCATAAGCAGGTTGAAGTGACAGACAGCATGATGAATACTGCGACAGTAATAGTAAATATTTTTTTCTTGTTCTTCATGTTTTTAATTCCTTTTTTTTAAATTATTTGAATTTTCATGATTCCTCGTTCCACGTCCATTTCCAATCTCGGA
Proteins encoded in this window:
- the mgtE gene encoding magnesium transporter, which produces MPTRENLLIVMKKFVENDYRTAARILGEVEESQAVDVLTTLPPKLSIKVISGLQPNYLASLLTKLPADHFDEIISNLDPQKISDIILGLPEEIRKNFLDKTPEKSKRHILELLTFPEDSAGRLMSKEYIAFHFHMKVKDAINKIRAMTGRSVSSYTYVVDDEHKLVGVLSMYSLIQAPRENSLESIMKRNIYTVDCFTEREKIVDELKQHRYSNAPVVDSQNRMLGIIRAERLIGQGQENVAGDIQKMVGVSADERTFSSMWFSLRKRLPWLHVNLVTAFAAAGVVALFENTIHQITALAIFLPVVAGQGGNAGAQTLAVVMRGLVMREIPKGRFKKLIIKEGVVGSINGIVTGIVTGLIAWLWRGNPYLGIVIGMGMIVNLIAAGLSGAAIPIAMKKLGADPAQSSSIILTTVTDVVGFFAFLSFAVLFQKFLI
- a CDS encoding MlaC/ttg2D family ABC transporter substrate-binding protein, whose product is MKNKKKIFTITVAVFIMLSVTSTCLWAGEAGDLVMTTIDNGLRTLKDPALTGKDKTLERRKRLWEEIGSIFYMEEMAKRALGQYWKERTPEERKEYVELFTVLVKNTYLKNTDTYSGEKVVLLKESHDEEYYKVQTRFITSTAKEIAVDFSLINNNGKLQIYDVNIEGVSLVNNYRSQFNSILLKSPFKALIQTMREKTLKS